A stretch of the Gossypium hirsutum isolate 1008001.06 chromosome D07, Gossypium_hirsutum_v2.1, whole genome shotgun sequence genome encodes the following:
- the LOC107937299 gene encoding probable pectinesterase 8, producing the protein MNPKSLCFTILIAILAIFISRFIIDPSPHFHKIIIDSSLTLSSSSCIIMKFIPFDFSDFCRHRKHPDKGKPVSVCDDFPPNIPPPETNTTLTLCVDQNGCCNFTTVQAAVDAVPNLNMKRSVIWINTGIYYEKVIIPKTKPNITFQGQGYTSTAIAWNDTANSANGTFYSGSVQVFSTNFIAKNMSFMNVAPLPRPGDVGAQAVAIRIAGDQAAFWGCGFYGAQDTLHDDRGRHYFKDCYIQGSIDFIFGNGKSLYEDCQLISMANQVAPGSKSINGAVTAHGRASADEDSGFAFVNCSIGGTGRIWLGRAWRPYSRVVFALTSMTDIIAPEGWNDFNDPSRDQTIFYGEYNCTGAGANMSGRAPYVQKLNDTQASLFLTASFIDADQWLQSYNS; encoded by the exons atgaaCCCAAAAAGCCTTTGTTTTACTATTCTTATTGCTATTTTAGCTATTTTCATATCCCGGTTTATCATCGATCCAAGCCCACATTTCCACAAAATTATAATTGATTCTAGTCTAACCCTTTCATCGTCGTCATGTATCATCATGAAGTTCATCCCGTTCGACTTTAGTGACTTTTGTCGACACCGTAAACACCCCGATAAGGGTAAACCGGTATCCGTTTGTGATGATTTCCCTCCAAATATACCACCTCCGGAAACCAACACGACGTTGACGCTTTGCGTTGATCAGAACGGGTGTTGTAATTTCACGACCGTGCAAGCTGCCGTCGATGCTGTTCCAAACCTTAACATGAAAAGAAGCGTAATATGGATCAATACCGGGATTTACTA TGAGAAAGTGATTATtccaaaaacaaaacccaatatTACATTTCAAGGACAAGGATATACATCAACAGCAATAGCTTGGAATGATACTGCAAATTCTGCAAATGGAACCTTTTATAGTGGCTCGGTTCAAGTTTTCTCCACCAATTTTATTGCCAAGAACATGAGCTTCATG AATGTAGCTCCTCTACCTCGTCCAGGTGATGTCGGAGCACAAGCAGTGGCCATTAGAATCGCCGGCGACCAAGCAGCTTTCTGGGGTTGTGGTTTCTACGGAGCTCAAGACACCCTCCACGATGACCGTGGCCGCCATTACTTCAAGGATTGCTATATACAAGGTTCAATCGACTTCATTTTCGGGAACGGAAAGTCCCTTTACGAG GATTGCCAGTTAATATCCATGGCGAACCAGGTGGCACCGGGATCGAAATCCATAAACGGAGCAGTGACGGCACACGGAAGAGCGTCGGCGGATGAAGACAGTGGGTTTGCGTTCGTGAACTGTAGTATTGGTGGTACAGGAAGAATATGGCTCGGCCGTGCATGGCGGCCGTATTCTCGTGTGGTTTTCGCTTTGACGTCAATGACGGATATTATTGCACCCGAGGGTTGGAATGATTTCAATGACCCTTCACGAGACCA GACCATATTCTATGGAGAATACAATTGTACGGGTGCAGGAGCAAATATGAGTGGAAGGGCACCGTATGTTCAAAAGCTAAATGATACGCAGGCTTCTCTCTTTCTTACGGCGTCGTTTATTGATGCAGATCAATGGCTACAATCTTACAATAGTTAg